tataatattgtaaatttaattaatatCACTATCAtatacatgaaagtggttaaaacggGAAATTCTGTTATAtaaatgttaccacaataaaaattaaaacaaaaacaaaaccaaatgacTGCACACTTATTTCACATCCAGTGACAGCTGTGCCCTCATATGTCTGCTTCACTTTCTAGCTTGACTCCTGCAAAGAACTGCCTGTACTTGCTGTCTCCCATCCCTCTTCCCCATTCTCTCTTGGGCCAACTTGTAAGGTTTCACCACTGTTCTACCGACACAGCTCTTCCTGAGGTCACCTATGTCCAATACATTGGTTAAGACCAGAAATCagttcttaatccttttacttgaCCTAATGGCAGTATTTGAAATAGATGATCATCCATCCTTCTGGAAGAACCTTCTCTACTTCATCTCCAGGACACCACTTTCACTTGGTCTTCCTCTACATTACtgactctcttttctttgtcaaatCCTCCTCAGCAATCTGGGCCCTAAATTAGGGATCACAAGCTTTTTCTACAAAGGGACAGATGGTAAATATGTGATGCACTGCAGGTCATACATGGTCTCCATCGCAACTGTGCAACGCTTCCACACAAAGCAGCCAGACAATAGGCAGATGTATGTGGCTGACTGAACCCTCTGAAATGTTTGTAGGATCCATGGGTTCAGTTCTCCgaccttctcttttctctctacaCTTAGTTCCTACGTGATCTCACCCAAACTTGTGGCCTTAAATACTATCTTTGGTGCAGGTGACTCCCAAATTTATTTCCCCAGTCTGGACTTCTCCCTTAGCTCTGGGCTCATTTTACCAATGCCTACCCAAACTTCCAGCAGTAAAGTGTTAATTCAGCAAGGCTGGAATGTCACCTTGTACTGTGCATGTTAAACATCTAGCCCTTGACCAGCTCCTACGGTACCCTCCCGACTCTTGAAACACCCTGTCTGCTATAAGAGCCTTTGTTTAACTGAGGACATTTGGCCATCAAGAAATACTATGTACATTTAAGGATGTGATTTATAGTAGGGGTCTTAGGCCTCATGGTATCAGCTTGACTTGCAGAGGGACTGGAAACTGAAGTCAGCCATGTGAGCAAATAGCCATGCCAATATGACCAACCCTCAATAAAAACTCTGGATACCAAGATGTGGGTGAACTTCCCTGTAGGGGAActgaaggggagagaggaagcaGTCACTTTTGCTTGAACACTTTCTCTTACTTGCTCCCTTACTTCTATGAGGTCTTTGCTAAAAGGTTTTGTGCCAGTGACTACCATAGAGTGCCTCTTGTAAAGAACTACCCCTCCTCCATCCCCAGTAGTTCCTGTCCCCCTACTCTGGCTATATATACTCCAAAGCATTTAGCATCATTTACTTGCTtttctttccctatttttaatctctgttccACAACTGGATTACAGGGTCCATGAAGGGAGGGTCTATTGTTTAGTTCCACCTAAATCCTCAATGCCTAAACTactgtctggcacacagtagatgctcattaaatatttgctgattgaatgaatgaatggatttttaaaattttaccacgATCTACTAGGTCTACAGAGTAGAGTGAGAATGAACAAACAATGGTTATGTTTACAAGGGCATTGGTATTTCAATTGAACTGAACTGgagaaaatttattaaatgtttcttGAGAGCTACCCACAGATATTTCCATATTTCTAAATGGTAAAAAGGACGAGAATCCTGATCAAGGCTTACAATTATATGTTAACTGAAGAAcctacatttaaaatttaaagggagcctttgttgtgtttttaaaatgcatttttaaaaaggcatttaagTAATGCTACAAAATTAATCTACCAGAAAGCCATTAGAATAAATGTTCAAGCAAATGATGATGTCCTTTATTCTAAAAGACAAGACAGCATGTATAACTACAAATATAAGTTTCCAAAACTCCTTGGTATGGTAAGACTCAAAATGGACTATGACTAAAGCCAAGAGGCACTGAGCTACAATGATGCCCCATGGTTTCTTTCACGGTCTCAGCAGCCAGAAGCCCAAATTAAATTTGAGTCTTCTGAAATAAGTGAAGCTGGTTATTCCAATCAATAAGAACCAGAAATAAAGTCTGTTTTAGATAATGCCAAGGATGATGCTTTGCCTGCTGTAGGGGAActgaaggggagagaggaagcaGTCACTCTTGCTTGAGAAGTTATTACAGGTAAACTGAAGGTAGCCTGCTCCCCAATTCACCAGCTGTAAATCAGGAGCGCTTACCTATCACATCTCCTTGCTCATGAATCATCATTCccaaatctttaaatatttcattaatatccATAATATCAGCCTACAAAAAAAGGAACATAAATTATAATCAGAAATTCAGCCTCCACTACACAAAAGGGGAAAATAGAAAACCCCAAATCATCACGCATATGTGGGTCAGACATCAAAAAAATTCCATACataaattggaaatattttactACAAGAAATCCTAAGTAGTCCTTGAACAGCAGGCACCATTCCTCTAAAATAAGACTGTGACATTCAAAACATCAAGACAGGTAGGATGGACATGAGGGGTCTGTGTGGAGCAGGGCCAGGGGTCACTGGCTTGACTTTATTAAACCTGATGATCCTGTTATCACAAGCCATATCTACTcacaagagttttaaaaaatgtgtcaTGATTTATTCAAGTAATAATTCCCAAATCAATTtgacaatttatataaaataaacatcagGTTTAACTTTAAAGTCTCATATTAATGTATATGAAAATACAGTGGAACAGCAATGCATAAAGAGGGtataaatttacttttcttcaaTATGTAATAGCTATTATTTTGCCCAATTAAAGAGTACTTTATTCAGGGAGGTAGCTAAAATAACAATCACCCTGTGTCTTAGTTccccatctgtagaatggggatgaTAAAATGATATAGTTACCTACCTCATAGAGTTTttatgaggactaaatgagatactGACCATAAAGAATTTATCACATGGTACCTGACACATGGAAAGCCTTCAATAACTGTAAGCTATTGTTAGCGATCCACCTTCTATGAAATAGGTAGGTTCCACAAGCATTAAAGCTCAGTGAACCCATCAGATCTCTTTGATGATGTACacatattgaagaaaaataaaaacttttaaaaatcccttGCAGAAAGTCTTATTCATCCAGGCATGATGTGTATCATGGGCCAGGGAAGCCGTCCAGATTCTGCGGACAGTCAGTTATCTCTAGAACAGTATTTTCTCAGTGCCAAGGTGACCAGTagagaacagaataaaaaaaaagttaggggtggggggtgaagggGTGGTGTGGTGGGTAATGTGCGCTCATCTTAGCACAAGTACTAAAGAGATCAGAATTTGCTCTCTTCAAAACAAAAGGAATGATTCTAACTTACATTAGAAACGCCATCAAACCGACCcatctattgtttcttttcctgACCTCTCTCCCAGCATGATCTTGAGGACAAACTCACTGAGAGCGGAGCAGCAGCCCAGCTCTGCATGTGTAAGGCTTACTTCGAGCTGCCTAATAGAAGACTCTCTCTCATGAATGAGGCGGAGGTCAtcctctgtgatttcttcatCCTGCACCTGCACTTGAGGTTGAGTTTGgctgacagaaagaaaaaatcagggaaaaggaaagagtgcTATTAAAAACAGTGGGATTTATTTCCCATTTAAGAAACActtattaaataacattttttcccttcaaagTCAGAGAATTGTGTaattaaaaatatcctaagagTATAACAGGAATATTAATAAACTTTTATTCATCCCACTGGTACTATTTTATCTTATCTGGGTTTATGCATTTGTTGGAAGCCATATGAGTCAACTGAGTGTTTCTTCTCGGTTGAATTAAACCTCACACAAGGGaataatctattttaaataatcaagtcaataaatattaatttaatccCTTATTATTTCAATATAGCAGtaatatgttaaaattattttgaaaaagttcACAGACATTCACATCTATTATCaactttcaatttaaaaataacttaggCTAATTGTGATATAATATGCTAAAAGCTTTAATTCTGTTCCAGGGACTGTAAGGTATAAATTGcattggaaaaattatttttcaatctgTAGAATGTTTTGTGTTTCTTACCTTTCCCAGGATACAAGATTCCTTTCTTTTGAACTGTCCTCAGGAAAACCACCCTGAATAATTTAGTAACAGGATGGATTAGGAAGGGGCAAAGAAAAGCaagtacaagaaaaataaaaccaacactCACATTTCCCTTGTTATTTCTAAACTAATTtatgtatatgcatgcatgtgtaaATGTatgtaagcatatatatataaatatattatatatatatatatataaatacagacAGAAAGCGAGGGGGTGGGGGATACAGGAAGTTGGTGGTTTTAAAGTCAACTActtcaagaaataataaaatgatctCCTAAGCTGTCAAAGAAGGAATTCATTAAATGTTTCATGGGTCAAATAATGTCCAAGGgaatttaaaattagaaacttaaaatttcactttaaatcatcttttcatttatttttctcaaggtTTATACTCATTTTCCAATATTAACATGAGACATTCACTCTCCATTTCCATCATCCTTTTATAATCCAGAAGTCAAGTGTTATCTACTCTAACATTTACACAAATTGAGAGCCTCAAGTACCAAGAGAACATAGCAATAATAATCAGGTTTGACCCTTAATCTTTTTTGATAAAGtatgtttctctattttttgGTGGTCTACAATCTGTTCCAAGATATGGACAAAATTATCACAGTAACATATGACCACTTGCCAAACCCCTTCTTAAAAAGTGAgtaaaaaacctgaaaataaaaatgtaaatcttGATTTCCAAGATATTCACATAACTGAAAGTGACTGAAACATACCACGTCATTTTTCACATCTTCCCAACGCATACTCACTCTAAGGACCCTCAGAGAATACCATGTTGCTCATTCTGACAGTACATCATAAATACTCACAGATACTCTGGAGCTGGCTCTGACTCGAGCAACAaactccttctctttctcagcaGCTTGCCTCTGGACCTTCTGAAAGTTTGTCAGTGAGGTTGTGAATTCAGCTACTAAGCGAtccttctgtattttcctttgccGCTAGAGGAAAGGTAGGAAGAAAGAAGTACTAGAATCAAGCTGTGAAGTACCAGGGAATTTGCAAATGTCTTTTTAATACCACCTAGGCTCTATATTTAATTCGGAAATGTGCACTCATTCCCCACTAACAGGGCCTTACTGATTAACTCTTCAGTGACATTTTGACAATATATCAGATACTGACCCATAATGCTACATTTTTTACCACAAAATTTCATGCTTCTAAAACATGGGCCATGATTTTGAGGTTACTTCCACCCCCCACCGGCCCCAAGCAAGGAAATTAATACAGGCACCTGGGAAACCTCCCATCTTAGAATGAGTGCTGTGCATTGCATGGCAGTCAGGCCTGGGAGGCTGGAGACCAATTACTTAGggagcatttattgagtacttacttaATTACGGGTCAGGGAAACTCACTTTTACTTGACTGAACCACAGGAGACTACCTGAGCAATTAGAGTTTTGTGTTCCATGAACGTCTCAAACACAAAAGTTTATCTTAATTTCCTTGCTAGCATAACAGCTCAAACGCCCTGCGATGCATATGATTTCTCCCACATTCTCTACTTCTGCATGTCTTAAAGCTGGATACCTGTTCACTGGGGGTAGTGGGAAGAGATCCAAACTCTTTAAtgtatttatctgtttctttggCAAGTTGGTTAGTATACTGCTGCTTCTGTTGCCTAAAGTGAGAAAACACACATTACAGTCAGAGAACAAAAACATTACACTTCTTCAAGCACCAACTCTAACACCTCAATCAACCCTGAGGCATCATTTtataagaaatgctttttcagagaCTGATTAAATTGTCTCGATGAAAACAAAATGTTCAGATTCTATTATCTGATATATATTAAGCAGGTATTTCATGGAAGTTTCTGCATCCCTCACTCAGGGATATCAGCTGCACAAGGAAGAGAGAATTTGCTGCCTTAGATTCtgcccagttcagaggatttagggaATACCTGGCCTCTTCTGTTTTTCTAGGTAGGCATTCATATCCTATACATACTTAAAGCAGGGAGATAATACTAGTACAATTGTATTATTATTTAAGTTGTTATGGATACTTACAGCATTTCCCTGTAAAGGAAACAAAACACAATGAAAGAAGTAAATTACACCTAAATCTAGTTAGCTGGCTAacctagaaagaaaaagatttctaATTAAATagtttaacatgaaaaaaaagtcTACATTAATGGGATGATTTACAAATTACATCATTACACTCATATATGCTATCTCATTTTAAACATGTATTGATCACACATAGGATATAAGAGTATGTTTAAGTATGCCTATCTATACTTAACTAATAAGGAAGAATTATAGCTTTATTTATATCTCTATTTACTAAAAACCCTATCATtaatatgttcttttaatttctggaaaaaaataatagagtcaAGGATCTAAAAAGACCTTACATACTTAATTTTATatgcttatatatgtagaatcTCTActaactttattaaaatatataactattaGAATTATGCATTTCCATTCCATTTTACTTTAATAGATAATggtttatcattttaaatttggaGCATTTTACTAGGTggtaaagtacaaaaaaaaatcttttaaatgtgAGAAATTCTTCAAATTGTACTTCATAAAAAGTATGATTTTCTATTACccatcttttaatttcttcctctttgtAATTTTTCCCTTCTATACCTAATTTGAAATATCACCTCCAGTTATATAACAGTTAACATTTGTAGCAGTAAGAGTATTGAACCAAGATTTAAAATTCAGGTTCTGAATGATGTTGGGCAAATCAACAAATTTTCAACAGGTAGGTTTTCCTtattataagcaaaataaaaatggttaTTTTATCTATCTTACCTAAATTTTGTAAGATTCAGGTAAGAAAATGTGTAAAAACTCTATAAAATCCATAATACACCACTGACCTAGTATTATTACTGTTCTTCTAACACCATATCAATTTACTGGGATATGCATCATACAGCTTCACTATAACAACTGTGTTTCTTAGCAGAGGTCAATGACTTCTGAAATTCGATGATGCAATTATAAACCTTTGGTGGAACAATTCAAACTGGATATGAATTGGACCTAAACCAGATAAAAATCTGGGCACTGCTAGGATTGTTAGCTATGAGAAGCAAATTATACAAAAACAGAAGCCTGGATATGATTTCTCAAAGGTTATTAAGACTTTTGGAAACCATCTATTTAAAAAGTATGAGAAAGACAAGTAAAGAAAGTCAGCTTGATAGAGTAAATCAggtctttaaaacagaaaaacatttgcCTCCTGTGGACAAGGCAAACTCTACAAAAACCAAACTTGATTACAAATGCTTAAGTAAGGGAGCagagatttttgttgttttctccaGTAAATACTGCACACTGATAATACTGTTAACTCAAGAAcagctatttttttctctttttcttttttccaaattaaatactTACAGCTGTTGCCTTAATTCCGGAGAATCTTGGGGCGTTCCAAGCTGATTCAGAGTCCTTTGTATTTCCACAGCTGTTATAATGGAAATTGATGTACAATTGTTTATGAATGTTAGGGcaacaaaaataacagaaattagtCTAAGCAACTGGGCAGTTAAAAAAGACAGTATttacagaaaagtaaataaacaaatatagaaaaaatata
This region of Tamandua tetradactyla isolate mTamTet1 chromosome 25, mTamTet1.pri, whole genome shotgun sequence genomic DNA includes:
- the STX7 gene encoding syntaxin-7 isoform X2, producing the protein MSYTPGIGGDPAQLAQRISSNIQKITQCSVEIQRTLNQLGTPQDSPELRQQLQQKQQYTNQLAKETDKYIKEFGSLPTTPSEQRQRKIQKDRLVAEFTTSLTNFQKVQRQAAEKEKEFVARVRASSRVSGGFPEDSSKERNLVSWESQTQPQVQVQDEEITEDDLRLIHERESSIRQLEADIMDINEIFKDLGMMIHEQGDVIDSIEANVENAEVHVQQANQQLSRAADYQRKSRKTLCIIIFILVVGAVIIGLIIWGAMRG
- the STX7 gene encoding syntaxin-7 isoform X1; its protein translation is MDLKASTVEQKLQRRKCFLIFPVVGGGITWLRRAVEIQRTLNQLGTPQDSPELRQQLQQKQQYTNQLAKETDKYIKEFGSLPTTPSEQRQRKIQKDRLVAEFTTSLTNFQKVQRQAAEKEKEFVARVRASSRVSGGFPEDSSKERNLVSWESQTQPQVQVQDEEITEDDLRLIHERESSIRQLEADIMDINEIFKDLGMMIHEQGDVIDSIEANVENAEVHVQQANQQLSRAADYQRKSRKTLCIIIFILVVGAVIIGLIIWGAMRG